One region of Ictalurus furcatus strain D&B chromosome 17, Billie_1.0, whole genome shotgun sequence genomic DNA includes:
- the psmd2 gene encoding 26S proteasome non-ATPase regulatory subunit 2, whose protein sequence is MEESKNKDKTKPEKTDEKDKQPAGKNKEKKEEQELSEEDKQLQEELELMVERLSEKDVSLHHPALEELRRQIRSSTTSMTSVPKPLKFLRPHYGKLKEIYEAMAPGENKRFCADVVSVLAMTMSGERECLKYRLLGSQEELASWGHEYVRHLAGEVAKEWQELEEGDKAQQEMLLKLVKEIVPYNMVHNAEHEACDLLMEIERLDMLDTYIDENAYAKVCLYLTSCVSYVPEPENSALLKCALNIFRKFNRYPEALRLALMLNDVELVENIFTSCKDIVVQKEMAFMLGRHGMFLELNEDVEDYEDLTEIMSNVQLNSNFLALARELDIMEPKVPDDIYKTHLENNRFCGSGSQVDSARMNLASSFVNGFVNAAFGQDKLLTEDGNKWLYKNKDHGMLSAAASLGMILLWDVDGGLTQIDKYLYSSEDYIKSGALLACGIVNSGVRNECDPALALLSDYVLHNSNVMRIGAIFGLGLAYAGSNREDVLSLLLPVMGDSKSSMEVAGVTALACGMIAVGSCNGDVTSTILQTIMEKSEQELKDTYARWLPLGLGLNHLGKGEAIETTLAALQVVPEPFRSFANTLVDICAYAGSGNVLKVQQLLHICSEHYDIKDKDEDKDKKDKKDKEKKESTADMGSHQGVAVLGIALIAMGEEIGSEMALRTFGHLLRYGEPTLRRAVPLALALISVSNPRLNILDTLSKFSHDADPEVSHNSIFAMGMVGSGTNNARLAAMLRQLAQYHAKDPNNLFMVRLAQGLTHLGKGTLTLCPYHSDRQLMSQVAVAGLLTVLVSFLDVKNIILGKSHYVLYGLVAAMQPRMLVTFDEELRPLPVSVRVGQAVDVVGQAGKPKAITGFQTHTTPVLLAHGERAELATEEYIPVTPILEGFVILRKNPNYDA, encoded by the exons aTGGAGGAGTCAAAGAATAAAGATAAAACCAAACCCGAGAAAACCGACGAGAAGGATAAACAACCTGCCGGGAAGaataaagagaagaaagaggagCAGGAGCTG TCAGAGGAGGACAAGCAGCTGCAGGAGGAGCTGGAACTGATGGTGGAGAGACTGAGT GAGAAGGATGTGTCTCTCCATCACCCTGCGCTCGAGGAGCTGCGTCGGCAGATTCGTTCCTCCACCACATCCATGACCTCAGTGCCCAAACCACTGAAGTTCCTGCGGCCACACTACGGCAAGCTCAAAGAGATCTACGAAGCCATGGCACCTGGAGAgaacaag cGTTTCTGCGCTGACGTGGTGTCGGTCCTGGCCATGACGATGAGCggcgagagagagtgtctgaaaTACCGCCTGCTCGGCTCACAGGAGGAACTCGCATCCTGGGGCCACGAATACGTCAG gcaccTGGCAGGCGAGGTAGCTAAAGAGTGGCAGGAGCTGGAGGAAGGAGACAAGGCGCAGCAGGAGATGTTGTTAAAGCTGGTGAAGGAGATCGTTCCCTACAACATGGTGCACAACGCTGAGCACGAGGCCTGCGACTTGCTCATGGAGATCGAGCGGCTCGACATGCTCGACACGTACATCGACGAGAACGCCTACGCCAAGGTCTGCCTCTACCTCACCag CTGTGTGAGCTACGTTCCCGAGCCGGAGAACTCGGCCCTGCTCAAGTGTGCGCTCAACATTTTTCGCAAGTTCAACCGTTACCCAGAAGCCCTCAGGCTGGCGCTAATGCTCAACGACGTAGAGCTGGTAGAGAACATCTTCACCTCCTGCAAAGACAT tgtggtTCAGAAGGAAATGGCGTTCATGCTGGGTCGACATGGCATGTTCCTGGAGCTGAACGAGGATGTGGAGGACTACGAGGACCTGACAGAGATCATGTCCAATGTGCAGCTCAACAGCAACTTCCTCGCCCTCGCACGTGAG CTGGACATCATGGAGCCCAAAGTGCCAGATGACATTTACAAAACCCACCTGGAGAACAACA GATTCTGTGGCAGCGGCTCACAGGTGGACTCCGCCCGTATGAACCTCGCCTCCTCGTTCGTAAACGGCTTCGTTAACGCAGCGTTCGGACAGGACAAACTGCTCACTGAGGACGGCAACAAGTGGCTGTACAAGAACAAGGACCACG gaaTGCTGAGTGCTGCTGCATCTCTGGGTATGATCCTGCTGTGGGACGTAGACGGTGGTCTCACTCAGATCGACAAGTATCTCTACTCTTCAGAGGACTACATAAAG TCTGGGGCTTTGTTGGCGTGCGGTATTGTGAACTCCGGAGTTCGTAACGAGTGTGACCCTGCTCTTGCCCTCCTCTCTGACTACGTCCTACACAACAGCAACGTCATGAGGATAGGAGCCATCTTTGG GTTGGGTCTGGCCTACGCAGGATCTAACAGAGAAGACGTCCTGTCACTGCTTCTGCCGGTCATGGGAGACTCAAAGTCCAGCATGGAG gtggcTGGTGTGACCGCTCTGGCATGCGGTATGATCGCTGTGGGTTCGTGTAACGGTGACGTCACCTCCACTATCCTCCAGACCATCATGGAGAAGAGCGAACAGGAGCTGAAGGACACGTACGCGCGCTGGCTCCCCCTCGGCCTTGGACTGAACCACCTCG gcaagGGCGAAGCGATCGAGACCACTCTGGCTGCATTACAGGTCGTCCCAGAGCCATTCCGCAGCTTTGCAAACACACTCGTGGACATCTGTGCTTACGCag gctcggGGAATGTCCTGAAGGTTCAGCAGCTGTTGCACATCTGCAGCGAGCACTACGACATCAAGGACAAAGATGAAGACAAGGACAAGAAGGACAAAAAAGacaaggagaagaaagagagcaCAGCGGACATGGGCTcacaccag GGCGTGGCCGTGCTGGGTATTGCGCTCATCGCCATGGGAGAGGAAATCGGGTCAGAGATGGCACTTCGCACATTTGGACACCTG TTGCGATACGGTGAGCCCACCCTGCGCAGAGCGGTGCCGTTAGCGCTAGCGCTCATCTCCGTGTCTAACCCCAGACTCAACATCCTGGACACACTCAGCAAGTTCTCTCACGACGCTGACCCCGAGGTCTCACACAACTCCATCTTCGCCATGGGCATGGTGGGCAGTG gTACCAACAATGCTCGTCTAGCAGCCATGCTCCGTCAGCTGGCCCAGTACCACGCCAAGGACCCCAACAACCTGTTCATGGTCCGACTCGCTCAG GGACTGACGCATCTGGGTAAAGGGACGCTGACGTTGTGTCCGTACCACAGCGACAGGCAGCTCATGAGTCAGGTGGCGGTGGCCGGACTCCTCACGGTCCTAGTGTCCTTCCTGGATGTGAAGAACA TCATTTTGGGGAAGTCTCACTACGTCCTGTACGGCCTGGTAGCAGCGATGCAGCCTCGTATGCTTGTCACGTTCGACGAGGAGCTCCGGCCTCTTCCTGTGTCCGTCCGTgtgggacag gCTGTGGATGTGGTGGGACAGGCAGGCAAACCCAAAGCCATCACTGGTTTTCAGACGCACACCACGCCGGTGCTGCTGGCGCACGGGGAGAGAGCCGAGCTGGCGACAGAGGAGTACATCCCGGTCACGCCCATCCTCGAGGGTTTCGTCATCCTGCGCAAAAACCCCAACTACGACGCTTAA